The genomic interval CCCCAAGATGAATATCTCTTGTATTGTATTAAGAAGAATCCTTGTTGGTGCAGTAAAAAATCCCTGTACAGATTCTGTACAGGGATATGGTCATTGTTTTATCTTATAAAGGATCGGTATTGATATCAAAAGCGGAATGATCGTTAAAACGAGTGCTTCGTAAAGACCGATATGGTCGGCGAGTACGCCTGTGATAGCTGCTCCGACACCACCAAGTCCGAACGAGAGGCCGAGCATCATACCCGATGCCATAGCGGCACCTTGCGGCATGACTTTCTGTGCCCATACGACAGACGCAGGAACGGTGCTCTGCATACACGCGCCGAGCAGGAATATCATGATCCATGCGAGAAGCGAGGTATCTGCCAAGTAGAGGAAGATACTGCAAGGAATGACGCTGAGTGCAAGCGAGGCGAGGATACAGCGTTGGTAGCCATAACGGTCGCCTAAGAATCCGCCGATGAATCCGCCGATCGCGCCGCCCAAGAGGAAGACGGTCAGCATCAGACCGACAGTCGTCAGTTCAGTGCCGCGTGCGCTGAGGAGGATCGGTAAGAATGTCGTCAGTGCATATTGCGGCCAAGAACGAAGTGACATGACGAGCGTCAGTTTAAGAAGTGTAGGAGATTGATACAATTTCGGGGCATCTTCTGCCAAGCGCGTTTTGGCGGCGAGAGGTAAGCGATATAATCTGCTGTGCAGATAAAATGCCGTCAAGACGATGCCGGGTACAGTCAGCCACATGATCGCATCGAGCGAGAAGGTCGCGAAGAATATCGTTAAGATGATCGGAGCAAGGGCGAATCCGAAGTTACCGCCTGCAACGAAGATCGATACGGCAAGACCTTTTGACTCGGGACGGATGATCTTTGTCGTCATGCTGGATGCAAGCGGATGGAATACCGACGA from Selenomonadales bacterium carries:
- a CDS encoding MFS transporter translates to MNRVLTGPNSNHIHSWYFLTLLTAGHFFSDFYVNFLPILLPFAISQLGLSLTLSGILTMIFSVASNLLQPVCGYYIDRSGYTWLLLWTIPLTAIFICWAGLAPSVPILFAAVTLSGLASSVFHPLASSMTTKIIRPESKGLAVSIFVAGGNFGFALAPIILTIFFATFSLDAIMWLTVPGIVLTAFYLHSRLYRLPLAAKTRLAEDAPKLYQSPTLLKLTLVMSLRSWPQYALTTFLPILLSARGTELTTVGLMLTVFLLGGAIGGFIGGFLGDRYGYQRCILASLALSVIPCSIFLYLADTSLLAWIMIFLLGACMQSTVPASVVWAQKVMPQGAAMASGMMLGLSFGLGGVGAAITGVLADHIGLYEALVLTIIPLLISIPILYKIKQ